From the Serratia nematodiphila DZ0503SBS1 genome, one window contains:
- a CDS encoding lysine N(6)-hydroxylase/L-ornithine N(5)-oxygenase family protein: MNQRLDIIGIGLGPSNLSLAALGSEIEGFTGQFLERKPHFSWHPGMILADCSMQTNFLKDLVSAVAPTNRYSFLNYLVKNRKFYRFLTTEQRTASREEFADYLTWAAAGMGSLAFNQDVQRVEFDDRQRQFVVTTSNKVFHAKHVSIGIGKKIKLPDCVTMQSDRCFHASEMMLRNPDLTGKRVAIVGGGQSGADLFLNMFKGEWGQPAQLDWISRRNNYNALDEAAFANEYFTPDYVESFYSLDSAAKRHMLAEQKMTSDGITSESLLAIYRAMYHRFDVLREKLWVRLLPSRSLTAVKHTLDNAYQLETRHHLDHGQETFKADVVIFATGYQSATPEFLEPLAHRLLKTADGEYRIAPDFTFEWEGPVENCLFAMNASMHNHGIADPQLSLMAWRSARILNRALDHKPFDLGTTPTAIQWRSESVPPAF, from the coding sequence ATGAATCAGCGTTTGGATATCATCGGTATTGGCCTTGGCCCGTCGAATCTTAGCCTGGCAGCCTTAGGAAGTGAAATAGAGGGATTTACGGGACAGTTCCTTGAACGCAAACCTCATTTCTCCTGGCACCCAGGGATGATCCTGGCGGATTGCAGTATGCAGACCAACTTTTTAAAAGATTTAGTGAGCGCGGTTGCCCCAACCAATCGCTACAGTTTTCTCAACTATCTGGTAAAAAACAGAAAATTTTATCGTTTCCTAACGACGGAGCAGCGCACCGCATCGCGCGAAGAGTTCGCCGATTACCTCACCTGGGCCGCCGCCGGGATGGGATCATTGGCATTCAATCAAGACGTTCAGCGGGTCGAATTTGACGATCGGCAGCGCCAGTTCGTGGTGACCACCTCGAATAAGGTCTTCCACGCCAAACACGTCAGCATTGGCATAGGCAAGAAAATAAAGTTGCCGGATTGCGTGACGATGCAAAGCGATCGCTGTTTCCATGCCAGCGAAATGATGCTGCGCAACCCCGATCTGACCGGCAAACGCGTGGCGATCGTCGGCGGCGGCCAGAGCGGCGCAGATCTGTTCCTGAATATGTTTAAAGGAGAATGGGGGCAGCCGGCGCAGCTCGACTGGATATCGCGCCGCAATAACTACAATGCGCTCGATGAGGCTGCTTTTGCCAACGAATACTTCACGCCCGATTACGTCGAGAGCTTTTACTCACTGGACAGCGCGGCCAAGCGGCATATGCTGGCCGAACAGAAGATGACCTCAGATGGCATCACCAGTGAGTCGCTGCTGGCGATTTATCGCGCCATGTACCACCGCTTCGACGTCCTGCGCGAGAAATTATGGGTGCGCCTGCTGCCCAGCCGTTCGCTGACGGCCGTGAAACACACGCTGGATAACGCCTACCAGCTCGAAACGCGTCATCATCTCGATCACGGCCAGGAAACCTTCAAGGCGGACGTGGTGATCTTTGCCACCGGTTATCAATCGGCGACGCCTGAGTTCCTTGAGCCTTTGGCCCACCGGTTGTTAAAGACTGCGGACGGCGAATACCGCATAGCCCCGGACTTTACCTTTGAGTGGGAAGGCCCAGTGGAGAACTGCTTATTTGCGATGAACGCCAGTATGCATAATCACGGCATTGCCGATCCTCAGCTGAGCCTGATGGCCTGGCGATCGGCCCGCATTCTTAATCGGGCGTTAGACCACAAGCCATTTGATCTGGGAACAACGCCGACAGCCATTCAATGGCGCAGTGAAAGCGTACCGCCCGCGTTTTAA
- the mltC gene encoding membrane-bound lytic murein transglycosylase MltC: protein MKKILALLVIAPLLISCSGKKSEEINEAWIKDTNGFDILMGQFAHNIENIWGLNEVLIAGPKDYVKYTDQYQTRSHINFDTGAITIETIATTDPAAHLRQAIISTLLMGDDPSSIDLYSDANDIQISKEPFLYGQVLDNKGAPIRWEWRAAHFADYLLQTKLQKRTSGLHVIYSVTIQLVPNHLDKRAHKYLPMVRKASEKYGVDESLILAIMQTESSFNPYAVSGSDALGLMQVVQHTAGKDVFQMRGKWGTPSRSYLFDPENNIDTGTAYLAILQNNYLGGIQNPTSRRYAVITAYNGGAGSVLRVFSSDRTRAVGIINGMQPGDVYQTLTTKHPAAESRRYLVKVNTAQKSYRRK from the coding sequence ATGAAGAAAATTTTAGCTTTGCTCGTAATAGCGCCTTTGCTGATCTCCTGTTCCGGCAAAAAAAGTGAAGAAATCAACGAAGCCTGGATCAAAGACACCAACGGCTTCGACATTCTGATGGGGCAATTCGCTCACAACATCGAGAACATCTGGGGTCTGAACGAAGTTCTGATCGCCGGGCCGAAAGACTACGTCAAATATACCGACCAATACCAAACCCGCAGCCACATCAACTTCGACACCGGTGCCATCACCATCGAAACCATCGCCACCACCGATCCGGCCGCGCACCTGCGCCAGGCGATCATCAGCACGCTGCTGATGGGTGACGATCCGAGTTCCATCGATCTCTATTCCGACGCCAACGATATCCAGATCAGCAAAGAGCCGTTCCTGTACGGCCAGGTGCTGGATAACAAAGGCGCGCCGATCCGCTGGGAATGGCGCGCGGCGCACTTCGCCGATTACCTGCTGCAGACCAAGCTGCAAAAACGCACCTCCGGCCTGCACGTCATCTACTCGGTCACCATCCAACTGGTGCCGAACCACCTGGACAAACGTGCGCACAAATATCTGCCGATGGTGCGCAAGGCGTCGGAAAAATACGGCGTGGACGAATCGCTGATCCTGGCGATCATGCAGACCGAATCGAGCTTCAACCCGTATGCGGTGAGCGGTTCGGACGCGCTGGGCCTGATGCAGGTGGTGCAGCACACCGCCGGTAAGGATGTGTTCCAGATGCGCGGCAAATGGGGCACCCCGAGCCGCAGCTACCTGTTCGATCCAGAGAACAACATCGACACCGGCACCGCCTACCTGGCGATCCTGCAGAACAACTACCTGGGCGGCATTCAGAACCCGACCTCGCGCCGCTATGCGGTGATCACCGCCTACAACGGCGGCGCCGGCAGCGTGCTGCGGGTGTTCTCCAGCGACAGGACGCGCGCGGTGGGCATCATCAACGGCATGCAGCCGGGCGACGTGTACCAAACGCTGACCACCAAGCACCCGGCCGCCGAGTCGCGCCGCTATCTGGTGAAAGTGAATACCGCGCAGAAGAGCTACCGCAGAAAGTAG
- the speF gene encoding ornithine decarboxylase SpeF, with amino-acid sequence MKELKIATSASLVATIETLRQIVRVEQTDCTDVAAAVVSVADVNAGILARLQATGFDIPTFVAVEGDEHLSPDYLPFVSGVFALLAGASKPFYMAQLEAAADAYEQALLPPFFKTLKTYVEMENSTFACPGHQGGEFFRKHPAGRQFFDFYGETLFRSDMCNADVKLGDLLIHEGSAKDAQKHAARVFNADKTYFVLNGTSAANKVVTNALLTRGDLVLFDRNNHKSNHHGALIQAGATPIYLETARNPFGFIGGIDAHCFDERYLREQIREVAPEKAAAARPFRLAIIQLGTYDGTIYNARQVIDTIGHLCDYILFDSAWVGYEGFIPMLKECSPLLLELDEHDPGIFVTQSVHKQQAGFSQTSQIHKKDDHIKGQKRHCNHKHLNNAFMLHASTSPFYPLFAALDVNAKMHAGPAGRRMWMDCVKLGIETRKQLLTRCSQLKPFIPQQVAGKDWQDYDTDLIANDARFFTFVPGETWHGFEGYAQDQYLVDPCKLLLTTPGIDAATGQYTEFGVPATILANFLRENGIVPEKCDLNSILFLLTPAENPAKMEQLVEMLAQFERYVEEDAPLSVVLPTVYRKNEQRYRGYSIRRLCQEMHDLYVSFDVKQLQKEMFRQDHFPPVVMNPQDANVEFIRDNVELVPIGQAEGRIAAEGALPYPPGVLCVVPGEVWGGAVQRYFLALEEGINRLPGFSPELQGVYIEKKDHGWKRIFGYMIKQ; translated from the coding sequence ATGAAAGAATTGAAAATCGCGACCAGCGCCAGCCTGGTCGCCACCATTGAGACGCTGCGCCAGATCGTGCGCGTAGAGCAGACGGACTGCACCGACGTGGCGGCGGCGGTGGTGTCGGTCGCCGACGTGAACGCAGGCATTCTGGCGCGCTTGCAGGCGACGGGGTTCGACATTCCGACCTTCGTGGCGGTGGAAGGGGACGAGCATCTCTCGCCGGACTATCTGCCGTTTGTCAGTGGTGTTTTCGCGCTGCTGGCCGGCGCCAGCAAGCCGTTCTACATGGCGCAGCTGGAGGCCGCCGCCGACGCCTACGAGCAGGCGCTGCTGCCGCCGTTCTTCAAAACGCTGAAGACCTACGTCGAGATGGAAAACTCGACCTTCGCCTGCCCGGGGCATCAGGGCGGCGAGTTCTTCCGCAAACACCCGGCCGGCCGGCAGTTTTTCGATTTTTACGGCGAGACCCTGTTCCGTTCCGACATGTGCAACGCCGACGTCAAGCTGGGCGATTTGCTGATCCACGAAGGCTCGGCCAAGGATGCGCAAAAGCACGCGGCGCGGGTATTCAACGCCGATAAAACCTACTTCGTGCTCAACGGCACCTCGGCGGCCAACAAGGTGGTGACCAACGCGCTGCTGACCCGCGGCGATCTGGTACTGTTCGATCGCAACAATCACAAATCCAACCACCACGGGGCGCTGATCCAGGCCGGCGCCACGCCGATCTATCTGGAAACCGCCCGCAACCCGTTCGGCTTTATCGGCGGCATCGATGCGCACTGCTTCGACGAACGCTATCTGCGCGAGCAGATCCGCGAGGTGGCGCCGGAGAAAGCCGCGGCGGCGCGGCCGTTCCGGCTGGCGATCATTCAGCTCGGCACTTACGACGGCACGATTTACAACGCTCGCCAGGTGATCGACACCATCGGCCACCTGTGTGATTACATTCTGTTCGACTCCGCCTGGGTGGGTTACGAAGGCTTTATTCCGATGCTGAAAGAGTGCTCGCCGCTGCTGCTGGAGCTGGACGAGCACGATCCGGGCATTTTCGTCACCCAGTCGGTGCATAAACAGCAGGCGGGGTTCTCGCAGACCTCGCAGATCCATAAGAAAGACGACCATATCAAAGGGCAAAAACGCCACTGCAACCACAAGCACCTGAACAACGCGTTCATGCTGCATGCGTCGACCAGCCCGTTCTATCCGCTGTTCGCCGCGCTGGACGTCAACGCCAAGATGCACGCCGGCCCCGCCGGGCGCCGCATGTGGATGGACTGCGTCAAGCTGGGCATCGAGACGCGCAAACAGCTGCTCACGCGCTGCTCGCAGCTGAAGCCGTTTATTCCGCAGCAGGTGGCGGGCAAAGACTGGCAGGATTACGATACCGATCTGATCGCCAACGACGCGCGCTTCTTCACCTTCGTGCCGGGGGAGACGTGGCACGGCTTCGAAGGCTATGCCCAGGATCAGTATCTGGTGGATCCGTGCAAGCTGCTGCTGACCACGCCGGGGATTGACGCCGCGACCGGCCAATACACCGAGTTCGGCGTACCGGCCACCATTCTGGCCAACTTCCTGCGCGAGAACGGCATCGTGCCGGAGAAGTGCGATCTCAACTCGATCCTGTTCCTGCTGACCCCGGCGGAGAACCCGGCCAAGATGGAACAGCTGGTGGAGATGCTGGCGCAGTTCGAACGCTATGTCGAAGAGGATGCGCCGCTGAGCGTGGTGCTGCCGACGGTGTACCGCAAGAACGAGCAGCGTTACCGCGGCTACAGCATTCGCCGGCTGTGTCAGGAGATGCACGATCTGTACGTCAGCTTTGACGTTAAGCAGCTGCAAAAGGAGATGTTCCGTCAGGATCATTTCCCGCCGGTGGTGATGAACCCGCAGGACGCCAACGTGGAGTTTATCCGCGACAACGTCGAGCTGGTGCCGATCGGCCAGGCGGAAGGGCGCATCGCGGCGGAAGGGGCCCTGCCGTATCCGCCGGGCGTGTTGTGCGTGGTGCCGGGCGAAGTGTGGGGCGGCGCGGTGCAGCGCTACTTCCTGGCGCTCGAGGAGGGTATCAACCGCCTGCCGGGCTTCTCGCCGGAGCTGCAGGGGGTCTACATCGAGAAAAAAGATCACGGCTGGAAGCGCATCTTTGGCTATATGATCAAGCAGTAA
- the trmB gene encoding tRNA (guanosine(46)-N7)-methyltransferase TrmB, with translation MINDVISPEFDENGRAMRRIRSFVRRQGRLTKGQQHALENYWPVMGVEYQADAVDLAALFGREAPTVLEIGFGMGASLVTMAGNNPQQNFLGIEVHSPGVGACLADAHEAKLSNLRVMCHDAVEVLENMIPDGSLDMVQLFFPDPWHKARHNKRRIVQTPFVELVLRKLKTGGVFHMATDWQPYAEHMLEVMNGVAGYRNLSSDNDYVPRPDSRPLTKFELRGQRLGHGVWDLMFERKE, from the coding sequence ATGATTAATGACGTCATCTCCCCGGAATTTGATGAGAACGGCCGCGCGATGCGCCGTATCCGCAGTTTTGTCCGCCGCCAGGGGCGGCTGACCAAAGGCCAGCAGCACGCGCTGGAGAACTATTGGCCGGTGATGGGCGTGGAGTATCAGGCTGACGCTGTCGATCTCGCCGCGCTGTTCGGCCGCGAAGCGCCGACGGTGCTGGAGATCGGTTTTGGCATGGGCGCCTCGCTGGTGACCATGGCGGGCAACAATCCGCAGCAGAACTTTTTAGGGATCGAAGTGCACTCGCCGGGCGTGGGCGCCTGCCTGGCCGACGCCCACGAGGCGAAGCTGAGCAACCTGCGCGTGATGTGCCACGATGCGGTTGAAGTGCTGGAAAACATGATCCCGGACGGCTCGCTGGACATGGTGCAGCTGTTCTTCCCCGATCCGTGGCACAAGGCGCGCCACAACAAGCGCCGCATCGTGCAAACGCCGTTTGTCGAACTGGTGCTGCGCAAGCTGAAGACCGGCGGCGTCTTCCACATGGCTACCGATTGGCAACCTTATGCGGAACATATGTTAGAGGTTATGAACGGGGTCGCAGGCTACCGTAATCTTTCCAGCGATAATGATTACGTGCCGCGTCCGGATTCGCGCCCGCTGACGAAATTTGAATTACGCGGCCAGCGCCTGGGACATGGCGTTTGGGACTTGATGTTTGAGAGGAAAGAATAA
- a CDS encoding Hcp family type VI secretion system effector, producing MAMDMFLKVEGINGESKNANHKQWIDVFSFNWGARQPGNMAVGGGGGTGKVNFRDLTVQALIDKATPALLKYCSAGKHLAKVQLSLCKAGGQEVEYTRITLEDVLVTHTDFIGVEHGSTLGIEYSFQAGKVSMEYWEQAKQGNKGASVQMGWDIKQNKES from the coding sequence ATGGCAATGGATATGTTTTTAAAAGTTGAAGGCATTAATGGCGAATCGAAAAATGCGAATCACAAGCAATGGATCGATGTCTTCTCCTTTAACTGGGGCGCGCGGCAGCCTGGCAATATGGCCGTTGGCGGCGGCGGCGGTACGGGTAAAGTGAATTTTCGCGATCTGACCGTACAGGCTCTGATAGATAAAGCGACACCTGCCTTATTGAAATACTGTTCGGCCGGTAAACACCTCGCCAAGGTGCAGTTGTCGCTTTGCAAAGCCGGTGGGCAGGAAGTGGAATATACCCGCATTACTCTGGAAGATGTATTAGTGACTCATACCGACTTCATCGGTGTCGAGCACGGTTCCACGCTAGGCATTGAATACTCTTTTCAGGCCGGTAAAGTATCGATGGAATACTGGGAGCAAGCGAAGCAAGGCAATAAAGGAGCTTCGGTGCAGATGGGCTGGGACATTAAGCAAAATAAAGAAAGCTAA
- a CDS encoding Hcp family type VI secretion system effector produces the protein MAIDMYMKVEGMTGESQDSNHKGWTDVLSFNWGASQPGNMAVGGGGGSGKVNYQDLRIQALIDKSTPAILKYCSSGKHVAKIELSVCKAGGNQVEYSKIVLEDVLVTQTDFNGVGQNDAILVDYAFQASKVTMSYWEQGSSGTKGAESKSGWDIKQNKES, from the coding sequence ATGGCAATTGATATGTATATGAAAGTTGAAGGAATGACGGGCGAGTCCCAAGACAGCAATCATAAAGGATGGACCGACGTACTTTCGTTTAACTGGGGCGCTTCACAGCCAGGAAATATGGCTGTCGGCGGTGGAGGCGGTTCCGGGAAAGTGAATTATCAAGACCTCCGTATTCAAGCGCTTATCGACAAATCTACACCCGCCATTCTTAAATATTGTTCCAGTGGAAAACATGTCGCGAAAATTGAGCTTTCCGTATGCAAAGCGGGTGGCAACCAGGTGGAATATTCCAAAATCGTTCTCGAAGACGTGCTGGTGACGCAAACCGATTTTAATGGTGTCGGTCAAAATGATGCGATCCTGGTTGATTACGCCTTCCAGGCGTCAAAAGTCACCATGAGTTACTGGGAACAAGGCAGCAGCGGCACTAAAGGCGCTGAAAGCAAATCTGGTTGGGATATCAAGCAGAATAAAGAGAGCTAA
- the mutY gene encoding A/G-specific adenine glycosylase produces the protein MMQAQQFAQVVLDWYQRYGRKTLPWQLEKTAYQVWLSEVMLQQTQVATVIPYFQRFMARFPNVRALAEAPLDEVLHLWTGLGYYARARNLHKAAQTIVAQHGGEFPTTFAEIADLPGVGRSTAGAVLSLALGQHYPILDGNVKRVLARCYAVEGWPGKKEVENRLWKISEEVTPAQGVGQFNQAMMDLGAMVCTRSKPKCELCPLNVGCLSYANHSWANYPGKKPKQTLPEKTAYFLLLQHGDRVWLEQRPAVGLWGGLFCFPQFSARVDVELWLQQRGLKGKRLEQLTAFRHTFSHFHLDIVPMWLSLDAAGSGMDEGAGLWYNLAQPPSVGLAAPVDRLLQQLAKQPPIQQNLYGDSAIDEELA, from the coding sequence ATGATGCAAGCACAACAATTCGCACAGGTGGTGCTTGACTGGTACCAACGCTACGGTCGCAAGACCCTGCCGTGGCAGCTGGAGAAAACCGCCTATCAAGTATGGCTCTCCGAGGTGATGTTGCAACAGACTCAGGTTGCCACCGTCATTCCTTATTTTCAGCGCTTTATGGCCCGTTTTCCCAACGTGCGCGCGCTGGCGGAGGCTCCGCTGGACGAAGTGCTGCATCTGTGGACCGGCCTCGGCTATTACGCCCGCGCCCGCAACCTGCACAAGGCGGCGCAGACCATTGTCGCACAGCACGGCGGCGAGTTCCCGACAACCTTCGCAGAAATCGCCGATTTACCGGGCGTCGGCCGCTCCACCGCCGGCGCGGTGCTGTCGTTGGCGCTGGGCCAACACTATCCGATCCTCGACGGCAACGTGAAGCGCGTGCTGGCTCGCTGCTACGCGGTGGAAGGCTGGCCGGGCAAGAAAGAGGTCGAAAACCGGCTGTGGAAAATCAGCGAAGAGGTCACCCCGGCGCAGGGCGTCGGCCAGTTCAACCAGGCGATGATGGATCTGGGCGCCATGGTCTGCACCCGCTCCAAGCCCAAGTGTGAACTCTGCCCGCTCAACGTCGGCTGCCTGTCTTACGCCAATCACAGCTGGGCCAACTACCCCGGTAAGAAGCCCAAGCAGACCCTGCCGGAAAAAACCGCCTACTTCTTATTGCTGCAGCACGGCGACCGCGTGTGGCTGGAGCAGCGCCCGGCGGTGGGCCTGTGGGGCGGCCTGTTCTGCTTCCCACAGTTCAGCGCGCGCGTGGATGTGGAACTCTGGCTGCAGCAGCGCGGTCTGAAAGGCAAGCGCCTGGAACAGCTGACCGCGTTTCGCCACACGTTCAGCCATTTCCATCTCGATATCGTGCCGATGTGGCTGTCGCTCGACGCGGCGGGCAGCGGCATGGATGAGGGCGCGGGTCTCTGGTATAACTTAGCGCAGCCGCCGTCGGTCGGGCTGGCAGCGCCGGTGGATCGCCTGTTGCAACAGCTGGCGAAGCAGCCCCCGATCCAACAAAACTTATATGGCGATAGCGCCATCGACGAGGAATTAGCATGA
- a CDS encoding oxidative damage protection protein, which produces MSRTIFCTFLQRDAEGQDFQLYPGDVGKRIYNEISKEAWGEWMKKQTMLINEKKLNMMNVDDRKLLEEEMIKFLFEGHDVHIEGYTPPSE; this is translated from the coding sequence ATGAGCCGCACCATTTTTTGTACTTTCCTGCAGCGCGACGCCGAGGGCCAGGACTTCCAGCTTTATCCCGGCGATGTCGGCAAGCGCATCTACAACGAGATCTCCAAGGAAGCCTGGGGCGAGTGGATGAAGAAGCAGACCATGCTGATCAACGAGAAGAAGCTGAACATGATGAACGTGGATGATCGCAAACTGCTGGAAGAGGAAATGATCAAGTTCCTGTTCGAAGGGCACGACGTGCACATCGAAGGCTATACGCCGCCGAGCGAATAA
- a CDS encoding YggL family protein, with amino-acid sequence MAKNRSRRLRKKLHIEEFQELGFSVAWRFAEGTSVEDIDSTLDTFIDEVIEPNGLAFDGSGYLQWEGLICLQKIGHCTDEHRELVKNWLEARKLTDVKVSDLFDIWWD; translated from the coding sequence ATGGCTAAGAACCGCAGTCGTCGTTTACGTAAAAAGTTGCACATTGAAGAATTTCAGGAGCTGGGTTTCTCCGTAGCCTGGCGTTTTGCCGAAGGCACGTCGGTGGAAGACATCGACAGCACGCTGGATACCTTCATCGATGAAGTGATCGAGCCGAACGGCCTGGCGTTTGACGGCAGCGGCTACCTGCAGTGGGAAGGTCTGATCTGCCTGCAGAAGATCGGTCACTGCACCGACGAGCATCGCGAACTGGTGAAAAACTGGCTGGAAGCGCGCAAACTGACCGACGTTAAGGTCAGCGATCTGTTCGATATCTGGTGGGACTGA
- the glsB gene encoding glutaminase B: MVTTLDNALLEEILQQVRPLIGQGKVADYIPALAEVPADRLAIAVCTVDGELFQAGDAAERFSIQSISKVLSLTLALTRYQEPEIWRRVGKEPSGLPFNSLLQLEMEQGKPRNPFINPGALVVCDMLQTRLSAPKQRMLEVVRQLAGEDDLAYDLRVARSEFEHSDRNAAIAYLMKSFGNFENDVITVLQTYFHYCALRMSCVELARSFVYLANHGRDLSGEAVISPLQARQINALMMTSGMYDGAGEFAYRVGMPGKSGVGGGIVAIVPDELSIVVWSPELDASGNSLAGTAALELLSQRIGRSIF, translated from the coding sequence GTGGTAACTACATTGGATAACGCGTTGCTGGAGGAGATCCTGCAACAGGTGCGCCCGCTGATTGGCCAGGGGAAAGTGGCCGACTACATCCCGGCGTTGGCGGAAGTGCCCGCCGATCGGTTGGCGATCGCCGTTTGCACGGTGGATGGTGAACTGTTCCAGGCCGGCGACGCCGCGGAGCGCTTCTCCATCCAGTCGATCTCCAAAGTGCTGAGCCTGACGCTGGCGCTGACGCGCTATCAGGAGCCTGAGATCTGGCGGCGCGTGGGCAAAGAGCCTTCCGGCCTGCCGTTCAATTCGCTGCTGCAGCTGGAGATGGAGCAGGGCAAACCGCGCAATCCGTTTATCAACCCCGGCGCGCTGGTGGTGTGCGACATGCTGCAAACCCGGCTCAGCGCCCCCAAACAGCGCATGCTGGAGGTGGTGCGTCAGCTGGCCGGCGAAGACGACCTGGCCTATGACCTGCGGGTGGCGCGTTCCGAATTCGAACACTCCGATCGCAATGCGGCCATCGCCTATCTGATGAAGTCGTTCGGCAACTTCGAGAACGACGTGATCACCGTGCTGCAAACCTATTTCCATTACTGCGCGCTGCGCATGAGCTGCGTGGAGCTGGCGCGCAGCTTCGTCTATCTGGCCAATCACGGCCGCGATCTCAGCGGCGAGGCGGTGATCAGCCCGCTGCAGGCTCGGCAGATCAACGCCCTGATGATGACCAGCGGCATGTACGATGGCGCCGGCGAATTCGCCTATCGGGTGGGAATGCCGGGCAAGTCCGGCGTGGGCGGCGGCATCGTGGCCATCGTGCCGGACGAGCTGTCGATCGTCGTCTGGTCGCCGGAGCTGGATGCTTCCGGCAACTCGCTGGCGGGAACTGCGGCGCTGGAACTGTTGTCTCAACGTATCGGTCGTTCGATTTTTTAA
- a CDS encoding DUF2884 domain-containing protein: MLKKTGLALLLLAATAAQAHAEYQCSVKPQDDVIISPQSVQVKGASGDLQISPDGDVIRNGQALSLNDSQRQKAFSYQSALRKQLPWIDDGAQKHLEKARAALDKVIVKELGSNSNVRNRLTTLNGQLKQQMNRIIEHRSDGLTFHHKAIDQVEQDGRNIVQQSMGGVLQDSLNEMGVKQAANSGGNPLQAIMGNLGGLQKAIQNEWNNQEQDFQNFGHDVCNRVTALETQRKDLLKALK, from the coding sequence ATGTTGAAGAAAACCGGGTTAGCCTTACTGCTGCTGGCGGCGACTGCCGCGCAGGCCCACGCCGAGTACCAATGCAGCGTTAAACCCCAGGACGATGTGATCATCAGCCCGCAGAGCGTGCAGGTGAAAGGCGCCAGCGGCGACCTGCAAATTTCGCCGGATGGCGACGTGATCCGCAACGGCCAGGCGTTGAGCCTGAACGATAGCCAGCGGCAGAAAGCCTTCAGTTACCAGAGCGCCTTGCGCAAGCAACTGCCGTGGATCGACGACGGCGCGCAGAAACACTTGGAGAAAGCCCGCGCAGCGCTGGATAAAGTGATCGTCAAAGAGCTGGGCAGCAACAGCAACGTGCGCAACCGGCTGACCACCCTGAACGGCCAGCTGAAACAGCAGATGAACCGCATCATCGAGCACCGCAGCGACGGCCTGACCTTCCACCACAAGGCGATCGACCAGGTGGAACAGGATGGCCGCAACATCGTGCAGCAGAGCATGGGCGGCGTGCTGCAGGACAGCCTGAACGAAATGGGCGTCAAACAGGCCGCCAACAGCGGCGGTAACCCGCTGCAGGCGATCATGGGCAACCTGGGCGGCTTGCAGAAGGCGATCCAGAACGAATGGAACAATCAGGAGCAGGACTTCCAGAACTTCGGCCATGATGTGTGCAACCGCGTCACCGCACTGGAAACCCAGCGCAAGGATCTGCTGAAAGCGTTGAAATGA
- a CDS encoding DUF29 domain-containing protein, producing MSHTRYETDVVAWANEQAALLRSGKLSEIDIEKIAEEIEDVGKSEQRELASRMTVLIAHLLKWKYQPARRGTSWERTIKAQRKEVLYSLKESPSLKGKLGDADWLDVVWSKAVALATAETGLDVYPENGIWETQQILSQTFYPD from the coding sequence ATGAGCCATACACGCTACGAAACCGATGTTGTTGCCTGGGCAAATGAACAGGCCGCTCTTTTGCGCTCCGGAAAATTGTCTGAGATCGATATTGAAAAGATCGCCGAGGAGATTGAGGACGTGGGGAAGAGCGAGCAAAGGGAACTTGCTAGCCGGATGACGGTGCTGATTGCACATTTGCTTAAATGGAAATATCAGCCGGCCAGGCGCGGAACCAGCTGGGAGAGAACGATTAAAGCGCAGCGTAAAGAGGTGCTTTACAGCTTGAAAGAGTCGCCTAGCCTAAAAGGTAAACTGGGCGATGCTGATTGGCTGGATGTCGTTTGGTCGAAGGCCGTTGCGCTCGCTACGGCCGAAACTGGGCTGGATGTATATCCGGAAAACGGCATCTGGGAAACTCAGCAGATTCTGTCTCAGACGTTTTACCCGGATTAA